One segment of Mycolicibacterium baixiangningiae DNA contains the following:
- a CDS encoding SseB family protein: MVDNETVRRAVDEFAAQPDQRRLLEVLRSCMYGELLFGLTGSDVPVDGSFPRGSRIQIRGGTGPGGGRALFAFTRQEEIDRLYPPGTETQSMVTPARGALELARQQQDAWLYIDPAGPTCALSASDIDFALRNPNNEPLKTVLAALDAGHADRSDVLQLLFADGPLLLAANEATEPGKVRVRWMTLADGSPALVAFTSAPEAVASNASDGFFALSTSAVLEMVRRDGYDGIVINPAGPSVAFSLADIWDDE, translated from the coding sequence CGTCGAGCTGTCGATGAGTTCGCGGCCCAGCCTGACCAGCGGCGCCTGCTCGAGGTGCTTCGGTCGTGCATGTACGGAGAACTCCTCTTCGGCCTCACAGGATCAGATGTGCCAGTGGACGGTTCGTTTCCCCGAGGATCTCGGATCCAGATCCGCGGCGGCACTGGCCCGGGCGGCGGTCGGGCGTTGTTCGCCTTCACGCGCCAAGAGGAAATTGATCGCCTGTATCCGCCGGGCACTGAAACCCAGTCGATGGTTACGCCTGCGCGCGGCGCACTGGAGTTGGCGCGGCAGCAACAGGATGCCTGGCTCTATATCGATCCCGCGGGCCCGACGTGTGCGTTGTCGGCCTCCGACATTGACTTTGCCTTGCGTAATCCGAACAACGAGCCGCTGAAGACAGTGCTAGCCGCCCTGGATGCCGGTCATGCCGACAGAAGTGATGTCCTGCAGTTGCTCTTTGCGGACGGCCCGCTGCTGCTGGCTGCGAACGAGGCAACCGAGCCGGGCAAGGTGAGGGTTCGATGGATGACCTTGGCAGATGGCTCGCCGGCCCTGGTCGCCTTTACCAGCGCGCCCGAGGCCGTCGCTTCCAATGCATCGGATGGCTTCTTTGCACTGAGCACGTCTGCGGTGCTCGAAATGGTTCGCAGGGACGGCTATGACGGGATCGTGATAAACCCCGCCGGGCCATCAGTTGCGTTTTCCTTAGCCGACATTTGGGACGACGAGTAG